The following proteins come from a genomic window of Musa acuminata AAA Group cultivar baxijiao chromosome BXJ1-7, Cavendish_Baxijiao_AAA, whole genome shotgun sequence:
- the LOC135585465 gene encoding GDSL esterase/lipase At4g10955-like isoform X1 has translation MTSQRDVFEVSGPIHLTSVNWNCLHYQRSVAASLVQGAYVLERDRQQNCQGSEACAPPWWESFHFEVIRKLIDDSDFSIFGAIYEYRPPVSFQNSTVNKAPRFVIVFRGTITKKESVSRDVKLDLHLLRNGLHQTSRFEIAMQAVRALVSAFGHQNVWIAGHSLGAAMVTLAGKIMAKEGMNLKAFLFNPPFFSAPIERIKDKKVKQGIRIASSFITAGLTLAVKGPSHKSDSFTKLSSWVPYLFVNQADDVCSSYVGYFDHRKKMEEIGAGNIGKLATQNSVKDLFLSAFGMESESLHLLPSANLTVNSSPAPDFKHAHGIHQWWRPDIDLQSKVYLYD, from the coding sequence GAACTGCCTACATTACCAAAGATCAGTTGCAGCCAGTCTGGTTCAAGGTGCATATGTTCTAGAACGCGATAGACAACAAAACTGTCAAGGTTCAGAAGCTTGTGCGCCTCCTTGGTGGGAAAGCTTCCATTTTGAAGTAATCCGTAAACTAATTGATGATTCTGATTTCTCCATCTTTGGTGCCATTTATGAATATAGACCTCCTGTAAGCTTCCAAAATTCTACAGTTAATAAAGCTCCAAGATTTGTGATAGTCTTTCGAGGTACCATCACAAAGAAAGAATCTGTTTCTCGGGATGTTAAACTGGACTTACATCTTCTCAGAAATGGCCTCCATCAGACATCTCGGTTTGAAATAGCAATGCAGGCTGTTCGTGCCCTAGTTTCAGCTTTTGGACATCAAAATGTATGGATCGCCGGTCATTCTCTGGGGGCAGCCATGGTGACACTTGCTGGGAAAATTATGGCTAAGGAGGGTATGAATCTCAAGGCTTTTCTCTTCAATCCACCATTTTTCTCAGCACCAATTGAGAGGATAAAAGATAAGAAGGTTAAGCAGGGAATTCGCATCGCAAGCAGCTTTATAACTGCTGGACTCACTTTGGCCGTGAAAGGCCCCAGTCACAAGTCAGACTCATTTACAAAGTTGTCATCATGGGTTCCGTATCTTTTTGTAAACCAGGCTGACGACGTCTGCTCATCTTATGTGGGTTATTTTGATCATCGCAAAAAGATGGAGGAAATTGGAGCAGGAAATATTGGGAAGTTGGCAACACAGAACTCTGTCAAAGATCTGTTTTTAAGTGCTTTTGGAATGGAGTCAGAGTCATTGCACCTCCTTCCATCAGCAAATCTGACTGTAAATTCAAGTCCTGCTCCAGACTTCAAGCATGCACATGGTATACACCAATGGTGGAGGCCAGATATTGATCTGCAATCAAAAGTGTACCTTTATGACTGA
- the LOC135585465 gene encoding GDSL esterase/lipase At4g10955-like isoform X2 yields MVYAFEQIWNCLHYQRSVAASLVQGAYVLERDRQQNCQGSEACAPPWWESFHFEVIRKLIDDSDFSIFGAIYEYRPPVSFQNSTVNKAPRFVIVFRGTITKKESVSRDVKLDLHLLRNGLHQTSRFEIAMQAVRALVSAFGHQNVWIAGHSLGAAMVTLAGKIMAKEGMNLKAFLFNPPFFSAPIERIKDKKVKQGIRIASSFITAGLTLAVKGPSHKSDSFTKLSSWVPYLFVNQADDVCSSYVGYFDHRKKMEEIGAGNIGKLATQNSVKDLFLSAFGMESESLHLLPSANLTVNSSPAPDFKHAHGIHQWWRPDIDLQSKVYLYD; encoded by the exons ATGGTGTATGCATTTGAGCAAATCTG GAACTGCCTACATTACCAAAGATCAGTTGCAGCCAGTCTGGTTCAAGGTGCATATGTTCTAGAACGCGATAGACAACAAAACTGTCAAGGTTCAGAAGCTTGTGCGCCTCCTTGGTGGGAAAGCTTCCATTTTGAAGTAATCCGTAAACTAATTGATGATTCTGATTTCTCCATCTTTGGTGCCATTTATGAATATAGACCTCCTGTAAGCTTCCAAAATTCTACAGTTAATAAAGCTCCAAGATTTGTGATAGTCTTTCGAGGTACCATCACAAAGAAAGAATCTGTTTCTCGGGATGTTAAACTGGACTTACATCTTCTCAGAAATGGCCTCCATCAGACATCTCGGTTTGAAATAGCAATGCAGGCTGTTCGTGCCCTAGTTTCAGCTTTTGGACATCAAAATGTATGGATCGCCGGTCATTCTCTGGGGGCAGCCATGGTGACACTTGCTGGGAAAATTATGGCTAAGGAGGGTATGAATCTCAAGGCTTTTCTCTTCAATCCACCATTTTTCTCAGCACCAATTGAGAGGATAAAAGATAAGAAGGTTAAGCAGGGAATTCGCATCGCAAGCAGCTTTATAACTGCTGGACTCACTTTGGCCGTGAAAGGCCCCAGTCACAAGTCAGACTCATTTACAAAGTTGTCATCATGGGTTCCGTATCTTTTTGTAAACCAGGCTGACGACGTCTGCTCATCTTATGTGGGTTATTTTGATCATCGCAAAAAGATGGAGGAAATTGGAGCAGGAAATATTGGGAAGTTGGCAACACAGAACTCTGTCAAAGATCTGTTTTTAAGTGCTTTTGGAATGGAGTCAGAGTCATTGCACCTCCTTCCATCAGCAAATCTGACTGTAAATTCAAGTCCTGCTCCAGACTTCAAGCATGCACATGGTATACACCAATGGTGGAGGCCAGATATTGATCTGCAATCAAAAGTGTACCTTTATGACTGA
- the LOC103992786 gene encoding RGG repeats nuclear RNA binding protein A, with amino-acid sequence MATVNPFDLLGDDDSEDFSQLLASQQQKIASMKAAAPPAAAAAARAPAKLPAKPLPPAQAVREAREVRNSTGAVRGGALRGGFARGRGGRGGGMSQNRDFVNGSVGGASRGYDVADGAGGGEDADSARERERAPRQPFSGGRGGGYGGRGGYGNGEAGGDSERPPRRIYERRSGTGRGYETKRNGAGRGNWGSATDETVAQEKEETLNTDDKTVATEKQVEADGVPSSEVNKDTKEGATNETEEKEEDKEMTLEEYEKLREEKRKALLALKNVERKVEIDEELQSMKQLSVKKGNDDVFVKLGSDKDTGKKKENADRDERSKKSMLITEFLKPAEGERYYSPGGRGRGRGRGGRGQYGGGFGGGVSTFPTAAPSIEDPGQFPTLGGK; translated from the exons ATGGCCACCGTCAACCCCTTCGATCTCCTCGGAGATGACGACAGCGAGGATTTTTCACAGCTCCTCGCATCCCAGCAGCAGAAAATCGCCTCGATGAAGGCCGCTGCGcctcccgccgccgccgctgctgcccgaGCGCCGGCGAAGCTTCCCGCCAAGCCTCTTCCTCCCGCACAAGCCG TGAGGGAGGCAAGGGAAGTGAGGAATAGCACTGGAGCAGTTCGTGGCGGCGCTCTCCGTGGTGGGTTTGCGCGTGGTAGGGGTGGACGAGGGGGTGGGATGAGTCAAAATCGTGATTTTGTAAATGGGAGTGTCGGTGGAGCATCACGGGGTTATGACGTTGCCGATGGTGCTGGAGGAGGTGAAGATGCAGACTCTGCTAGGGAGAGGGAACGAGCACCCCGACAGCCATTCAGTGGAGGTCGTGGTGGTGGCTATGGGGGACGTGGTGGATACGGGAATGGGGAGGCTGGAGGGGACTCTGAACGGCCCCCACGGAGGATCTATGAACGGCGGAGTGGTACAGGCCGTGGGTATGAGACGAAACGCAATGGTGCAGGCCGCGGGAATTGGGGAAGTGCCACTGATGAGACTGTTGCACA GGAGAAGGAGGAGACTCTTAACACCGATGATAAGACTGTTGCAACTGAGAAGCAGGTGGAGGCGGATGGAGTGCCATCATCTGAAGTGAATAAAGACACCAAGGAGGGTGCAACAAATGAgacagaagagaaggaagaggataaG GAGATGACGCTGGAGGAGTATGAGAAACTGAGGGAGGAGAAAAGAAAAGCCTTACTTGCACTGAAGAATGTAGAAAGGAAGGTTGAAATTGATGAGGAATTGCAGTCCATGAAGCAACTCTCGGTGAAGAAAGGAAATGATGATGTTTTTGTTAAGTTG GGTTCGGATAAGGACacaggaaaaaagaaagaaaatgctgaTCGGGATGAAAGGAGCAAAAAG TCCATGCTCATCACTGAGTTTCTGAAACCGGCTGAAGGAGAGCGATACTATAGTCCAGGTGGCCGTGGTCGTGGGAGGGGACGAGGCGGCCGTGGACAATACGGAGGTGGTTTTGGTGGTGGGGTTTCAACTTTCCCAACTGCTGCTCCATCAATCGAGGATCCCGGGCAGTTCCCTACTCTTGGTGGGAAGTAA